A single window of Neisseria chenwenguii DNA harbors:
- the folE2 gene encoding GTP cyclohydrolase FolE2 — translation MNAIADVQSSRDLRNLPINQVGIKDLRFPVRIQSAEGEQSSVARLTMTVYLPADQKGTHMSRFVALMERQTEALSFGSLKNLTEEMVALLDSHSGRISVSFPFFRKKTAPVSGIQSLLDYDVTLTGEVKNGAYSHTLKITVPVTSLCPCSKEISQYGAHNQRSHVTVSLTANAEVGIEEVIDCVEAQSSCQLYGLLKRPDEKYVTEKAYENPKFVEDMVRDVATVLIADARVESFVVESENFESIHNHSAYAYIAYP, via the coding sequence ATGAACGCCATTGCAGACGTGCAATCTTCCCGCGATTTACGCAATCTTCCGATCAACCAGGTCGGCATCAAAGACCTGCGTTTTCCCGTGCGCATCCAAAGCGCAGAGGGCGAACAATCCAGCGTCGCCCGCCTGACCATGACCGTCTATCTGCCCGCCGACCAAAAAGGCACGCATATGTCGCGTTTCGTCGCGCTGATGGAACGCCAAACCGAAGCCCTGAGCTTCGGCAGTCTGAAAAATCTGACCGAAGAAATGGTCGCCCTTTTGGATTCGCACTCGGGCAGAATCAGCGTGAGTTTTCCGTTTTTCCGCAAAAAAACCGCGCCCGTTTCCGGCATCCAATCGCTGCTCGATTACGACGTCACGCTTACCGGCGAAGTGAAAAACGGCGCATACAGCCACACGCTGAAAATCACCGTACCCGTTACCAGCCTCTGCCCGTGTTCCAAAGAAATCTCGCAATACGGCGCGCACAACCAGCGTTCGCACGTTACCGTCAGCCTGACCGCCAACGCCGAAGTCGGCATCGAAGAAGTCATCGACTGCGTCGAAGCGCAGTCCTCCTGCCAGCTTTACGGACTGCTCAAGCGCCCCGACGAAAAATACGTTACCGAAAAAGCGTATGAAAACCCGAAATTCGTCGAAGACATGGTTCGCGACGTCGCCACCGTCCTGATTGCCGACGCGCGCGTGGAAAGTTTCGTAGTCGAAAGCGAGAATTTCGAGTCTATCCACAACCATTCCGCGTATGCGTATATCGCCTATCCGTAA
- the pncB gene encoding nicotinate phosphoribosyltransferase, whose protein sequence is MQTPIIQSLLDTDLYKFTMLQVILHQFPQTHSVYEFRCRNKETVYPLAEIQADFERELDALCSLRFTEDELAYLRRLRFLKSDFVDYLELFQLKRRFVKVYSDEQGRLNIRIEGPMIQAMFFEIFILAIVNELYFRRLETPEVLAEGERRLQAKAGRLKEIAALQNPEDPPFLISDFGTRRRYKLQWQEHVLRTLNEAAPDIVRGTSNVYLAQKLGITPIGTMAHEFLQAFQALDVRLRNFQKAALESWVHEYRGDLGIALTDVVGMDAFLVDFDLYFAKLFDGLRHDSGDPYVWGDKAHAHYKKLKIDSRTKMLTFSDGLDIEKSWALHQYFKNRFKTSFGIGTNLTNDLGHTPLNIVLKLVECNRQSVAKLSDSPGKTMTTNDTFLAYLRQVFNVPEPEKNAE, encoded by the coding sequence ATGCAGACGCCGATTATCCAATCATTGCTCGATACCGATTTATACAAATTCACCATGCTGCAAGTGATTCTGCACCAGTTTCCGCAGACCCACAGCGTGTACGAATTCCGCTGCCGAAACAAAGAGACGGTCTATCCGCTGGCCGAAATCCAAGCCGATTTCGAGCGCGAGCTGGATGCCTTGTGCAGCCTCAGGTTTACCGAAGACGAGCTTGCCTATCTGCGCCGGCTGCGTTTTCTCAAAAGCGATTTTGTCGATTACCTCGAGCTTTTCCAGCTCAAACGCCGTTTCGTCAAAGTTTATTCCGACGAACAAGGCCGTCTGAATATCCGCATCGAAGGGCCGATGATACAGGCGATGTTTTTTGAAATCTTCATCCTCGCCATCGTCAACGAACTCTATTTCCGCCGCCTCGAAACGCCCGAAGTTTTGGCCGAAGGCGAGCGCCGCCTGCAAGCCAAAGCAGGCCGTCTGAAAGAAATCGCCGCGCTGCAAAACCCCGAAGACCCGCCGTTTCTCATTTCCGATTTCGGCACCCGCCGCCGCTACAAGCTCCAATGGCAGGAACACGTCCTCCGCACTCTGAACGAAGCCGCGCCCGATATTGTGCGCGGCACCAGCAACGTCTATCTCGCCCAAAAACTCGGCATCACCCCCATCGGCACCATGGCGCACGAATTTCTGCAAGCCTTCCAAGCACTCGACGTGCGCCTGCGCAATTTCCAAAAAGCCGCGCTCGAAAGCTGGGTACACGAATACCGCGGCGACCTCGGCATCGCGCTGACCGACGTCGTCGGCATGGACGCCTTCCTCGTCGATTTCGACCTCTATTTCGCCAAACTCTTCGACGGCCTGCGCCACGACAGCGGCGATCCTTATGTCTGGGGCGACAAAGCCCATGCCCACTACAAAAAACTCAAAATCGACAGCCGTACCAAAATGCTCACCTTTTCAGACGGCCTCGACATCGAAAAATCATGGGCGCTGCACCAATATTTCAAAAACCGCTTCAAAACCAGTTTCGGCATCGGCACCAACCTGACCAACGACTTAGGCCACACGCCGCTCAATATCGTTTTGAAACTGGTCGAGTGCAACCGCCAGTCGGTTGCCAAACTCTCCGACAGTCCGGGCAAAACCATGACCACCAACGACACCTTCCTCGCCTATCTGCGCCAAGTGTTCAATGTACCCGAGCCGGAAAAAAACGCGGAATAA
- a CDS encoding amino acid ABC transporter ATP-binding protein, translating to MVKIRNIRKTFGDNTILRGIDLDIEKGQVVVILGPSGSGKTTFLRCLNALETPEAGQIEFDNAAPLKIDFANNPSKADILALRRKSGMVFQQYNLFPHKTALENVMEGPVAVQKKAKETARSEALRLLEKVGLGDKAGLYPYQLSGGQQQRVGIARALAIQPELMLFDEPTSALDPELVQDVLNTMKELAQEGWTMAVVTHEIKFAMEVADVVVVMDGGVIVEQGAPETLFANPQHERTKRFLKQIRAK from the coding sequence ATGGTTAAAATCCGCAATATCCGCAAAACATTCGGCGACAACACTATTCTGCGCGGCATCGATTTAGACATCGAAAAAGGGCAGGTCGTGGTCATCCTCGGGCCGTCGGGTTCGGGCAAAACCACGTTTTTGCGCTGTCTGAACGCACTGGAAACGCCCGAAGCCGGTCAGATTGAGTTTGACAACGCCGCGCCCTTAAAGATTGATTTTGCAAACAATCCGAGCAAAGCCGACATCCTCGCGCTGCGGCGCAAATCCGGCATGGTGTTCCAGCAATACAATCTTTTTCCGCACAAAACCGCGCTGGAAAACGTGATGGAAGGGCCGGTCGCCGTGCAGAAAAAAGCCAAAGAAACCGCGCGCAGCGAGGCGCTGAGGCTGCTGGAAAAAGTCGGTTTGGGCGACAAGGCCGGCCTTTACCCCTACCAGCTTTCCGGCGGACAGCAGCAGCGCGTCGGCATCGCCCGCGCGCTGGCCATCCAGCCCGAGCTGATGCTGTTTGACGAACCGACTTCCGCGCTCGACCCCGAATTGGTGCAAGACGTTTTGAATACCATGAAAGAGCTGGCGCAGGAAGGCTGGACGATGGCGGTCGTCACCCACGAAATCAAATTCGCGATGGAAGTCGCCGACGTCGTGGTCGTGATGGACGGCGGCGTGATTGTCGAACAGGGCGCGCCCGAAACGCTGTTTGCCAACCCGCAGCACGAGCGCACCAAACGCTTCCTGAAACAGATACGCGCAAAATAG
- a CDS encoding amino acid ABC transporter permease, giving the protein MLNNFLASLPFMSETRADLVISAFWPMVKAGFLISVPLAVCSFLIGMVVAVGVALLRVMPVEGWLHRVALALAKIYISAIRGTPILVQISIVFYGLPAIGVFIDPVPAAIIGFSINVGAYASETIRAAILSVPKGQWEAGFSVGMTYIQTFRRIITPQAFRVSVPPLSNEFIGLFKNTSLAAVVTVTELFRVAMEAANRSYDFLPVYIEAALVYWCFCWVLFFIQAKLEKRLDRYVAK; this is encoded by the coding sequence GTGTTAAATAATTTTCTGGCTTCACTGCCGTTTATGAGCGAAACACGTGCTGATTTGGTGATCAGTGCGTTTTGGCCGATGGTCAAAGCAGGCTTTCTGATTTCCGTGCCGCTGGCGGTGTGTTCGTTTCTCATCGGTATGGTGGTGGCGGTCGGTGTTGCGCTTTTGCGGGTGATGCCCGTTGAAGGCTGGCTGCACCGCGTTGCGCTGGCGTTGGCCAAAATCTATATTTCCGCCATCAGGGGCACGCCGATTCTGGTGCAGATTTCCATCGTGTTTTACGGCCTGCCCGCCATCGGCGTGTTTATCGATCCCGTCCCCGCCGCGATTATCGGCTTTTCCATCAACGTCGGCGCGTATGCGTCGGAAACCATACGCGCAGCGATTTTGTCCGTGCCCAAAGGGCAGTGGGAAGCAGGTTTTTCAGTCGGCATGACCTATATCCAGACCTTCCGCCGCATCATTACGCCGCAGGCGTTCCGCGTTTCCGTGCCGCCTTTGAGCAACGAATTTATCGGGCTGTTTAAAAACACCTCGCTGGCGGCGGTCGTTACCGTGACCGAGCTTTTCCGCGTGGCGATGGAAGCGGCCAACCGCTCTTATGATTTCCTGCCCGTCTATATCGAAGCGGCGCTGGTGTATTGGTGCTTCTGCTGGGTTTTGTTTTTCATTCAGGCGAAGCTGGAAAAACGCCTCGACCGCTATGTGGCGAAATAA
- a CDS encoding amino acid ABC transporter substrate-binding protein, translating to MLKKFVLGGLTAVVLAACGGSGSSGSAASAPQQGQNTPLIERINNKGTITVGTEGTYAPFTYHDNTGKLTGYDVEVTRAVADKLGVKVEFKETNWDSMMAGLKAGRFDVVANQVGLTSPERQATFDKSEPYSWSGAVLVARKDSKIKDVKEIAGVKAAQSLASNYGEKAKEMKADIVPVDGLAQSLMLIEQKRAEVTLNDELAVLDYLKKNPKADVKIVWSAPAAEKVGSGLIVNKGNDEAVAKFSAAMKELQADGTLKKLGEQFFGKDISVK from the coding sequence ATGTTGAAAAAATTCGTTTTGGGTGGCCTGACTGCCGTGGTTTTGGCGGCTTGCGGCGGCAGCGGCAGCAGCGGTTCGGCCGCATCTGCGCCGCAGCAGGGGCAGAATACGCCGCTGATCGAGCGCATCAATAATAAAGGCACGATTACCGTGGGTACGGAAGGCACTTACGCGCCGTTTACCTATCACGACAATACGGGCAAGCTCACCGGTTACGATGTGGAAGTTACCCGCGCGGTGGCTGATAAACTGGGTGTCAAAGTCGAATTTAAGGAAACCAACTGGGATTCGATGATGGCGGGTTTGAAAGCAGGGCGTTTCGATGTGGTCGCCAACCAAGTCGGCCTGACCAGCCCGGAGCGTCAGGCGACGTTTGACAAATCCGAGCCTTACAGCTGGAGCGGTGCGGTTTTGGTGGCGCGTAAAGACAGCAAAATCAAAGATGTCAAAGAAATCGCCGGCGTAAAAGCGGCGCAGTCGCTGGCCAGCAACTACGGCGAAAAAGCCAAAGAAATGAAGGCGGATATTGTGCCGGTTGACGGTTTGGCGCAGTCGTTGATGCTGATTGAGCAAAAACGCGCGGAAGTGACGCTCAACGACGAATTGGCGGTATTGGATTATCTGAAGAAAAATCCGAAAGCCGACGTGAAAATCGTTTGGAGCGCGCCTGCGGCGGAAAAAGTCGGCTCGGGTCTGATTGTCAACAAAGGCAACGACGAAGCCGTAGCGAAGTTCAGCGCGGCGATGAAAGAGCTTCAGGCCGACGGTACGCTGAAAAAACTGGGCGAACAATTCTTCGGAAAAGACATCAGTGTTAAATAA
- a CDS encoding aminodeoxychorismate/anthranilate synthase component II — MLLFIDNYDSFTYNIVQYFAELGQEILVRRNDDITLNEIAVLQPQYLVIGPGPCSPKEAGISVAAMQHFAGKLPIMGVCLGHQTIGEAFGGDIMRAQTLMHGKVSPVFHHGTGMFKNLPNPVTCTRYHSLVIDRATLPDCLEITAWTEDGEIMGVRHKEFAIEGVQFHPEALLTEYGHEMLANFLNEFADFKAAA; from the coding sequence ATGCTTTTGTTTATCGACAACTACGACAGTTTTACCTACAACATCGTCCAATATTTCGCCGAACTCGGCCAAGAAATCCTCGTGCGCCGCAACGACGACATCACCTTAAACGAAATCGCCGTGCTGCAACCGCAATACCTCGTCATCGGCCCCGGCCCCTGTTCGCCCAAAGAAGCCGGCATCTCCGTCGCCGCCATGCAGCATTTTGCGGGCAAACTGCCGATTATGGGCGTCTGCCTCGGCCACCAGACCATAGGCGAAGCCTTCGGCGGCGACATCATGCGCGCACAAACGCTGATGCACGGCAAAGTCTCGCCCGTGTTCCACCACGGCACGGGTATGTTTAAAAACCTGCCCAACCCCGTAACCTGCACCCGTTACCACAGCCTCGTCATCGACCGCGCCACCCTGCCCGACTGCCTCGAAATCACGGCCTGGACGGAAGACGGCGAAATCATGGGCGTGCGCCACAAAGAATTTGCCATAGAGGGCGTGCAGTTCCACCCCGAAGCGCTGCTGACCGAATACGGGCATGAAATGCTGGCGAATTTTTTGAACGAGTTTGCGGATTTTAAAGCCGCGGCGTAA
- the trpD gene encoding anthranilate phosphoribosyltransferase, translating into MITPQQAIERLISNNELFYDEMTDLMRQIMSGQVLPEQIAAIITGLRIKVETVSEISAAAAVMREFAALVPVRGKAALVDIVGTGGDGAKTFNISTASMFVAAAAGAKVAKHGGRSVSSSSGAADVIEQAGAPLTLTPEQVGRSIDEIGIGFMFAPNHHSAMRHVAPVRRALGFRSIFNILGPLTNPAGAPNQLLGVFHKDLCGILSRVLQQLDAEHVLVVNGSDGLDEITLTGATHVAELKNGKILEYDIRPEDFGIESRANLDEIRVENSQESLETIRRVFDGERGAARDIVLLNAAAALYAGNVADSLDDGVELAAEMIDSGKAKAKMAEFVAFTQALAAEAV; encoded by the coding sequence ATGATTACCCCCCAACAAGCCATCGAACGCCTGATCAGCAACAACGAATTGTTTTACGACGAAATGACCGACCTGATGCGCCAAATTATGAGCGGACAAGTGCTGCCCGAACAAATCGCCGCGATTATCACCGGCCTGCGCATCAAAGTCGAAACCGTTTCCGAAATCAGCGCCGCCGCCGCCGTCATGCGCGAATTTGCTGCACTCGTTCCCGTCCGCGGCAAAGCCGCGCTGGTCGATATTGTCGGCACAGGCGGCGACGGTGCGAAGACGTTCAACATTTCCACCGCCTCCATGTTTGTCGCCGCCGCCGCCGGCGCGAAAGTGGCGAAACACGGCGGGCGCTCGGTTTCCTCTTCCAGCGGCGCGGCCGATGTCATCGAGCAGGCGGGCGCACCGCTGACGCTCACGCCCGAACAGGTCGGCCGCAGCATCGACGAAATCGGCATCGGTTTTATGTTTGCCCCAAACCACCACAGCGCCATGCGCCACGTCGCGCCCGTGCGCCGTGCACTCGGCTTTAGAAGCATTTTCAACATTTTAGGTCCGCTGACCAACCCTGCCGGTGCGCCCAACCAGCTTTTGGGCGTGTTCCACAAAGACCTCTGCGGCATCCTCTCGCGCGTGTTGCAGCAGCTCGATGCGGAACACGTTTTGGTCGTCAACGGTTCAGACGGCCTCGATGAAATCACGCTCACGGGCGCAACCCACGTCGCCGAACTGAAAAACGGCAAAATCCTCGAATACGACATCCGCCCCGAAGATTTCGGCATCGAAAGCCGCGCCAACCTCGACGAAATCCGTGTGGAAAACAGCCAGGAATCGCTGGAAACCATCCGCCGCGTGTTCGACGGCGAACGCGGCGCCGCACGCGACATCGTCCTCCTCAACGCCGCCGCCGCGCTGTATGCGGGTAACGTCGCCGATTCGCTGGACGACGGCGTGGAATTGGCGGCGGAAATGATTGATTCAGGCAAGGCGAAGGCGAAAATGGCAGAATTTGTCGCGTTCACCCAAGCGCTGGCGGCTGAGGCCGTCTGA
- the msrAB gene encoding bifunctional peptide-methionine (S)-S-oxide reductase MsrA/peptide-methionine (R)-S-oxide reductase MsrB — protein sequence MAAAAAFLLPQNSTAAAPVPQALSALKDVQGKPASKYLLKNKPTLVKFWASWCPLCLSELGHTEKWAQDVRFQKANLLTVASPGFLGEKKDADFRKWYAGLSYPKLPVVVDNGGAIAKSLNISVYPSWAVLNPKGEVARIVKGSINEAQALALIDNPSADIGRLKTVFHKPDKQKASAKMNLKTIYLAGGCFWGLEAYFQRIDGVADAVSGYANGKTDKPSYEDVVYRNTGHAETVRVTYDADKLSLSDILQYYFRVIDPTSLNKQGNDRGTQYRTGIYYTDPAEKAVIAAALQKEQKKFSAPLVVENLPLKQFAEAEEYHQDYLIKNPNGYCHIDVSKADEPLEGKAAPVKKRFDPATYKKPSDAELRKILTPEQYNVTQKAGTEYAFSHEYDHLFQPGIYVDIVSGEPLFASADKYNSHCGWPSFTKPIEAAAVTNHKDFSYNMERIEVRSRAADSHLGHVFPDGPRDKGGLRYCINGASLKFIPLEQMDDEGYGHLKHLAK from the coding sequence TTGGCGGCTGCCGCTGCGTTTCTGCTGCCGCAAAATTCCACCGCCGCCGCGCCCGTTCCGCAGGCTTTGAGCGCGTTGAAAGACGTGCAGGGCAAGCCGGCGTCGAAATATCTGCTGAAAAACAAGCCGACTTTGGTGAAATTTTGGGCGAGCTGGTGTCCGCTTTGTCTGTCCGAACTCGGGCACACGGAAAAATGGGCGCAGGATGTGCGTTTCCAAAAGGCCAATCTGCTCACCGTCGCTTCGCCCGGTTTTCTGGGCGAGAAAAAAGACGCCGATTTCCGCAAATGGTACGCGGGGCTGAGTTATCCCAAGCTGCCCGTCGTCGTGGATAACGGCGGCGCGATTGCCAAAAGCCTGAACATCAGCGTTTACCCTTCTTGGGCGGTATTGAACCCCAAAGGCGAAGTGGCGCGGATTGTCAAAGGCAGCATCAACGAAGCGCAGGCTCTGGCGCTGATCGACAACCCGTCTGCCGACATAGGCCGTCTGAAAACGGTGTTCCACAAACCCGACAAACAAAAGGCATCTGCAAAAATGAATCTGAAAACCATCTATTTGGCCGGCGGCTGTTTCTGGGGCTTGGAAGCCTACTTTCAGCGTATCGACGGCGTGGCCGATGCGGTATCGGGCTACGCCAACGGCAAAACCGACAAACCGAGTTATGAAGACGTGGTGTACCGCAACACCGGCCACGCCGAGACCGTGCGCGTGACCTACGACGCCGACAAGCTGAGCCTCTCCGACATCCTCCAATACTACTTCCGCGTCATCGACCCAACCAGCCTCAACAAGCAGGGCAACGACCGCGGCACACAATACCGTACCGGCATCTACTACACCGATCCGGCCGAAAAAGCCGTCATTGCCGCCGCGCTGCAAAAAGAGCAAAAAAAATTCAGCGCACCGCTTGTGGTTGAAAACCTGCCGCTCAAGCAGTTTGCCGAAGCCGAGGAATACCATCAGGACTACCTGATTAAAAACCCCAACGGCTACTGCCACATCGACGTTTCCAAAGCCGACGAGCCGCTGGAAGGCAAAGCCGCCCCCGTGAAAAAAAGATTCGACCCCGCCACCTATAAAAAACCGAGCGATGCAGAGCTGAGGAAAATCCTCACGCCCGAGCAATACAACGTCACCCAAAAAGCGGGCACCGAATACGCCTTCAGCCACGAATACGACCATTTGTTCCAACCGGGCATCTACGTCGACATCGTCAGCGGCGAGCCCCTGTTTGCCTCGGCCGACAAATACAACTCCCATTGCGGCTGGCCGAGCTTCACCAAACCCATCGAAGCCGCCGCCGTTACCAATCATAAAGATTTCAGCTACAACATGGAACGCATCGAAGTGCGCAGCCGCGCCGCCGATTCCCATTTAGGCCACGTCTTCCCCGACGGCCCGCGCGACAAAGGCGGCCTGCGCTACTGCATCAACGGTGCCAGCCTGAAATTTATCCCGCTGGAACAGATGGATGACGAGGGTTACGGACATCTAAAACATTTGGCGAAATAA
- a CDS encoding cupin domain-containing protein, translating to MTFEPATRTHWHIHHKQRRLLLVCAGEGWYQAEGQPAQHLKAGDVVDIPAEAKHWHGATADSWFSHISVIVPREGAGVEWPEAVGDEVYGALPE from the coding sequence GTGACTTTCGAACCCGCCACCCGCACGCATTGGCACATCCATCACAAACAGCGCCGGCTCCTGCTCGTCTGCGCGGGCGAGGGCTGGTATCAGGCCGAAGGCCAACCCGCGCAGCACCTGAAAGCGGGCGACGTGGTGGACATCCCCGCCGAAGCAAAACACTGGCACGGCGCGACGGCGGATTCGTGGTTCTCCCACATTTCCGTCATCGTGCCGCGCGAAGGCGCGGGCGTGGAATGGCCGGAAGCGGTGGGGGATGAGGTATATGGAGCGTTACCGGAGTAA
- a CDS encoding dihydrolipoyl dehydrogenase — MKQIQADVVVIGGGTAGMGAFRNARLHTDNVYLVESHVFGTTCARVGCMPSKLLIAAAEARHHALHTSPFGIHLNKDSVKVNGEEVMDRVKSERDRFVGFVVSDVEEWPADKRIMGKARFLDAHTVQIDDHTQITAKSFVIATGSHPVITPEWQALGDHVIINDDVFSWDTLPESVAVFGPGVIGLELGQALHRLGVKVKIFGQNGSLGGISDPVVLAEAKAVFGEELELHLNTTARAELDSDGNVKIYWEDNDGTSGVYTAQYLLAAAGRRANVDNIGLENLDIKLDSRGVPVADELTMQTSIPHIFIAGDASNQLPLLHEAADQGKIAGDNAGRYPDITNGLRRSSIGVVFSNPQIAFIGLRFTSVEAQYKPEEYVIGEVSFKNQGRSRVMLVNKGHMRLYAEQGSGRFLGAEILGPAAEHLAHLLAWAHQMKMTVPQMLDMPFYHPVIEEGLRTALRDANAKLKTA; from the coding sequence ATGAAACAGATTCAGGCAGACGTTGTCGTCATTGGCGGCGGCACCGCAGGCATGGGCGCATTTCGCAACGCGCGCCTGCATACCGACAATGTTTATCTGGTTGAAAGCCACGTTTTCGGCACCACCTGCGCGCGCGTTGGCTGTATGCCTTCCAAACTGCTGATTGCCGCCGCCGAAGCGCGCCACCATGCGCTGCATACTTCGCCGTTCGGCATCCATCTCAACAAAGACAGCGTCAAAGTCAACGGTGAAGAAGTGATGGACCGTGTCAAATCCGAACGCGACCGCTTTGTCGGCTTCGTCGTCAGCGACGTGGAAGAATGGCCGGCCGACAAGCGCATCATGGGCAAAGCCCGCTTTCTTGACGCGCATACCGTGCAAATCGACGACCACACGCAAATTACCGCCAAAAGTTTCGTCATCGCCACCGGTTCGCACCCCGTGATTACGCCCGAATGGCAGGCATTGGGCGACCATGTCATCATCAATGACGACGTCTTCTCATGGGACACCCTGCCCGAAAGCGTAGCCGTGTTCGGCCCGGGCGTGATTGGTTTGGAACTCGGCCAGGCGCTGCACCGCTTGGGTGTTAAAGTGAAAATTTTCGGACAAAACGGCAGTTTGGGCGGCATTTCCGATCCCGTCGTGTTGGCCGAAGCCAAAGCCGTGTTCGGCGAAGAATTGGAACTGCACCTCAATACCACCGCGCGCGCCGAATTGGATTCAGACGGCAACGTCAAAATTTATTGGGAAGACAACGACGGCACAAGCGGTGTCTATACCGCCCAATACCTGCTTGCCGCCGCCGGCCGCCGCGCCAACGTGGACAACATCGGCTTGGAAAACCTCGATATCAAACTTGACAGCCGCGGCGTGCCCGTTGCCGACGAACTGACCATGCAGACCAGCATTCCGCACATCTTCATTGCGGGCGACGCCTCCAACCAGCTTCCGCTGCTGCACGAAGCCGCCGACCAGGGCAAAATCGCGGGCGACAACGCCGGCCGCTACCCCGACATCACCAACGGCCTGCGCCGCAGCAGCATCGGTGTGGTGTTCAGCAACCCGCAAATCGCTTTCATCGGCCTGCGTTTCACTTCCGTCGAAGCACAATACAAACCCGAAGAATACGTTATCGGCGAAGTATCGTTTAAAAACCAGGGCCGCAGCCGCGTGATGCTGGTCAACAAAGGCCATATGCGCCTTTACGCCGAACAAGGCAGCGGCCGCTTCCTCGGCGCCGAAATCTTAGGTCCCGCCGCCGAACATCTCGCGCACCTGCTCGCTTGGGCGCACCAGATGAAGATGACCGTGCCGCAGATGCTGGATATGCCGTTTTACCATCCCGTTATCGAAGAAGGCCTGCGCACCGCCCTGCGCGATGCCAACGCCAAATTGAAAACGGCGTAA
- a CDS encoding glutathione peroxidase, whose protein sequence is MALQDRTGQQVPNVVFHTRVGDAWKDVSTDDLFKGKKVVVFSLPGAFTPTCSSTHLPRYNELFGAFKENGIDAIYCVSVNDTFVMNAWAAEEESDNIVMIPDGNGEFTEGMGMLVDKNDLGFGKRSWRYSMLVNDGKIEKMFIEPQEPGDPFKVSDADTMLKFIAPDWKVQESIAIFTKPGCQFCAKAKKALQDKGLAYEEIVLGKDATVTSVRAITGKLTAPQVFIGGQYIGGSEELEAYLSKK, encoded by the coding sequence ATGGCTTTGCAAGACCGTACCGGCCAACAAGTGCCTAATGTTGTATTCCACACCCGCGTCGGCGACGCATGGAAAGATGTTTCCACCGATGATTTGTTTAAAGGTAAAAAAGTCGTTGTCTTCTCTCTGCCGGGCGCGTTTACCCCGACTTGTTCTTCTACCCACCTGCCGCGTTACAACGAGCTGTTTGGCGCGTTTAAAGAAAACGGTATCGACGCCATTTACTGCGTTTCCGTTAACGACACCTTCGTGATGAACGCTTGGGCGGCCGAAGAAGAATCCGACAACATCGTGATGATTCCCGACGGCAATGGCGAATTTACCGAAGGTATGGGCATGCTGGTCGACAAAAACGACTTGGGCTTCGGCAAACGCTCTTGGCGCTACTCTATGCTGGTTAACGACGGCAAAATCGAAAAAATGTTCATCGAGCCGCAAGAGCCGGGCGATCCTTTCAAAGTGTCCGACGCCGACACCATGTTGAAATTCATCGCGCCCGACTGGAAAGTGCAAGAATCCATTGCCATCTTCACCAAACCGGGCTGCCAATTCTGCGCGAAAGCTAAAAAAGCGCTGCAAGACAAAGGCTTGGCTTACGAAGAAATCGTATTGGGCAAAGATGCCACCGTTACTTCTGTCCGCGCCATCACCGGCAAACTGACTGCGCCGCAGGTATTCATCGGCGGCCAATACATCGGCGGCAGCGAAGAATTGGAAGCCTACCTGTCCAAAAAATAA